In Paenibacillus sp. G2S3, a single window of DNA contains:
- a CDS encoding type 1 glutamine amidotransferase family protein, whose protein sequence is MKKEVLIFISNGYADWEAGYISAELNKPESEYKVRTVSLNNDNVQSMGGFTVIPDYTIDSLPAQFEMLILIGGTGWKDNSAITPVIERCIQNGTPIAAICDASTFLAEHGYLDEIPHTGNSLDYLKEFAPNYKGHANFLEKQTVSSDDIITANGTASLEFTREVLKKLKVIPLEQIDGWYNFFKNGFYQE, encoded by the coding sequence ATGAAAAAAGAAGTATTGATTTTTATTTCTAATGGATACGCGGATTGGGAAGCTGGGTATATAAGTGCTGAACTAAACAAGCCAGAAAGTGAATACAAAGTTAGGACAGTTTCTTTAAATAATGACAATGTACAATCTATGGGCGGATTTACTGTTATTCCAGACTATACTATAGACAGTTTACCCGCCCAGTTTGAAATGTTAATTTTAATTGGGGGTACAGGCTGGAAAGATAATTCAGCAATTACTCCAGTGATTGAAAGATGTATACAGAATGGAACTCCTATAGCCGCTATATGTGACGCATCAACCTTTTTAGCAGAACATGGCTATTTAGATGAGATTCCTCACACTGGAAATTCATTAGATTACTTAAAAGAGTTCGCTCCTAATTATAAAGGACACGCAAATTTTTTAGAAAAACAGACCGTTTCGAGTGACGATATCATTACTGCTAATGGCACAGCTTCATTGGAATTTACAAGGGAAGTTTTGAAGAAGTTAAAGGTTATACCATTAGAACAAATCGATGGATGGTATAACTTTTTCAAAAATGGATTTTATCAAGAATAA
- a CDS encoding Gfo/Idh/MocA family oxidoreductase: MLKIGLIGFGFMGRMHFDNYVRLTEEGHPIALKAICDLRIEELKDGKADGNMSTAQEVYDLTAYSLYDDLEKMIANEELDMIDIAVPTYLHAEMACSLLERGYHVFCEKPMARTSVEAQKMVETAERSGKKLMIGQCLRFWPGYEYLKEVVETEQFGKVMEGYFYRGSGAPKDWFLDEKLSGGCIVDMHIHDTDMINYLFGRPDKVSTLGRNVLPGSGYDIASTHYFYKDAKVINAQVDWTLEGDFGFYMGYRVNFERGNVVFDGSEVKVNPNDGAGFTVELSPDAGYYRELVYFLDAIVQDKPIVICTPESAAESLEIIEAEVQSANAEGEWIVLN; the protein is encoded by the coding sequence ATGTTGAAAATAGGTTTGATTGGCTTTGGTTTTATGGGCCGGATGCATTTTGATAATTATGTTCGCTTAACGGAAGAGGGGCATCCCATCGCCCTTAAAGCCATCTGTGACTTGCGAATTGAGGAATTGAAGGACGGTAAAGCGGACGGCAATATGAGTACCGCTCAAGAAGTGTATGATTTAACAGCTTACAGTCTCTATGATGATCTGGAGAAAATGATAGCGAATGAGGAACTGGATATGATCGATATTGCAGTTCCTACTTATCTGCATGCTGAAATGGCTTGTTCGCTGCTGGAACGAGGATATCATGTCTTCTGTGAGAAGCCGATGGCTAGAACTTCAGTAGAAGCGCAGAAAATGGTAGAAACCGCGGAACGCAGTGGAAAGAAGCTAATGATCGGACAGTGTCTTCGTTTTTGGCCGGGGTATGAGTATTTGAAAGAAGTAGTGGAAACTGAGCAATTTGGTAAAGTGATGGAAGGGTATTTCTACCGTGGATCAGGGGCTCCTAAAGATTGGTTTCTGGATGAGAAGCTAAGCGGTGGATGCATTGTGGATATGCATATTCACGATACGGATATGATTAACTATCTGTTCGGCAGACCGGATAAAGTATCGACTTTGGGACGGAACGTTCTGCCGGGAAGCGGATATGATATAGCTTCTACACACTATTTTTATAAGGATGCCAAGGTGATCAATGCTCAGGTGGACTGGACACTGGAGGGCGATTTCGGTTTTTACATGGGCTATCGGGTGAATTTCGAGCGAGGAAATGTTGTATTTGATGGTAGTGAAGTCAAGGTGAATCCCAATGATGGAGCAGGCTTTACGGTGGAGCTATCCCCGGATGCGGGTTACTACAGAGAGCTGGTTTATTTCCTGGATGCGATTGTTCAAGATAAGCCTATTGTCATTTGTACGCCGGAGAGTGCAGCAGAATCTTTGGAAATCATAGAGGCGGAAGTACAGTCAGCGAATGCTGAAGGAGAATGGATTGTACTTAACTAG
- a CDS encoding AI-2E family transporter, which produces MFLLQQQKYFRTSLAIIAFLLILYLGSKVMFLFAPLAAIFRLLLVPMVLSGFMYYLLRPLVRLLEKRKLNRAFSILLIYFLFAGLFVLFWILVWPTLQEQIQNFIDNTPYLVQGLQDQFNALKENPTLSRFFTGESDIAARLSEYLSDAITWVTNSMSNLIGVVSSIVILIATLPIILYYMLKDDYKLSPKLQGLIPRKYRKEGKEMFGDIDSALSSFIVTRVVLNVVLGIMLYIGFLIIGLPYSLLLAVISVPLNFIPYVGSFLAGVPVVIVGFIESPTMAIWSLVVIFIAQQIQDNVLSPIIYGKSLDVHPLTTVILVLIGGDFYGIIGVLIALPVYMIAKIIFLRVYEIIVADREEESEPLKNENL; this is translated from the coding sequence ATGTTCCTATTGCAACAACAGAAGTATTTTCGGACAAGTCTTGCTATTATCGCTTTTTTACTTATTTTGTACTTAGGCTCCAAAGTAATGTTTCTATTCGCACCACTGGCTGCCATTTTCAGATTATTACTCGTTCCCATGGTACTATCAGGTTTCATGTACTACCTGTTACGACCTTTAGTAAGGCTTCTTGAGAAAAGAAAATTAAACCGGGCATTCTCCATCCTGCTCATTTATTTCCTGTTCGCGGGGTTATTCGTTCTTTTTTGGATTTTAGTCTGGCCAACGTTGCAAGAACAAATTCAGAATTTTATTGATAATACTCCTTACCTTGTTCAGGGACTACAGGATCAGTTCAATGCATTAAAGGAAAATCCGACACTGTCACGCTTTTTTACAGGAGAATCGGACATTGCCGCTCGTCTATCAGAATATCTTAGTGATGCTATTACCTGGGTGACTAACTCGATGTCTAATTTGATCGGCGTAGTTTCGAGTATTGTTATTCTAATCGCTACCTTGCCCATCATTCTGTACTACATGCTGAAGGATGACTATAAACTGTCACCAAAACTACAGGGCTTAATCCCTAGAAAGTACCGTAAGGAAGGAAAAGAGATGTTTGGAGATATCGACAGTGCGCTCAGCAGTTTCATCGTCACGCGTGTGGTGCTAAACGTCGTACTCGGTATTATGTTGTATATCGGTTTCCTTATCATCGGACTGCCCTACTCACTGCTGCTCGCAGTAATTTCTGTACCGCTCAATTTCATTCCTTATGTAGGTTCTTTTCTTGCGGGAGTACCAGTAGTTATTGTTGGATTCATTGAGTCACCTACGATGGCCATCTGGTCCCTGGTCGTCATCTTCATTGCACAGCAAATTCAGGATAATGTGCTCTCCCCGATCATTTACGGAAAATCATTAGATGTTCATCCACTGACCACTGTCATTCTTGTTCTTATAGGTGGGGATTTCTACGGTATTATTGGCGTGCTTATTGCGCTGCCCGTCTATATGATTGCCAAAATTATTTTTCTGCGAGTGTATGAAATTATTGTTGCAGATCGAGAAGAAGAATCTGAGCCGCTCAAGAATGAGAATCTATAG
- a CDS encoding Crp/Fnr family transcriptional regulator — protein sequence MILHKGEVLFRQGDSCEFLYKVKSGLFKVTRLHENGNMVLFNILYPGEMVPHHSLISPKEAHGTAVAMMKSEVEAVPSAEWYQQVRDEPGRAMEIAILLQEKVRFMQTRLDHLTVGTPAERMELLTRWFNDYSHGAALTELLTQEEIGQLIGVRRETINRLLRTVE from the coding sequence ATGATACTGCATAAGGGGGAGGTCTTGTTCCGTCAAGGGGACAGCTGCGAATTCTTATACAAGGTGAAAAGTGGGCTGTTCAAGGTAACAAGGCTTCATGAGAATGGGAACATGGTGCTCTTCAACATCTTGTATCCCGGTGAGATGGTTCCCCATCATTCACTCATTTCGCCAAAGGAGGCGCATGGAACAGCGGTTGCGATGATGAAGAGCGAGGTGGAGGCGGTCCCTTCAGCGGAATGGTATCAACAGGTACGTGATGAGCCAGGTCGAGCGATGGAAATCGCCATCCTTCTTCAGGAGAAGGTACGGTTTATGCAGACTCGGCTAGATCACCTTACTGTTGGAACACCCGCAGAACGTATGGAACTGTTAACCCGTTGGTTCAATGACTACTCTCATGGCGCAGCGCTAACAGAGCTTTTGACACAGGAAGAAATTGGACAATTGATCGGTGTGAGACGTGAAACAATCAATCGTTTGTTGCGTACCGTGGAGTGA
- a CDS encoding fructose-specific PTS transporter subunit EIIC, with amino-acid sequence MKITDLMIKDTMIMDLKATTKEGAIDELIASLAASGRINDPVLFKEMILKREEQSSTGIGGGIAMPHAKTKAVNEATVVFAKSATGVEFESLDDEPARIFFMIAAPEGAGNMHLRTLASLSRLLIDSEFIEQLMNTRTPDEVAALFDAKQAEGEAKEKENEAAETVAKSEPEKLIVGNPDSQAFVVAVTACPTGIAHTFMAEDALKKKALEMGVNIRVETNGSEGAKNVLTPDEIRRASGVIVAADKQVEMARFDGKPVLQRPVSDGIRKSEELIRKAMNGDAPIYHNEGRSGNDGESNEKSGSIGSKIYKDLMNGISHMLPFVVGGGILLAISFLIEQVAGENHPLFQLLQTIGGGDGAFHFLIPILAGFIAISIGDRPALMPGMVGGYMALNSNAGFLGGLAAGFLAGYVVIGLRKVFAGLPKTLDGLKPILLYPVFGLLITGGLMYYLFDPIFSWMNVGLINWLNDLGTVNAVILGLVLGGMMAIDMGGPFNKAAYTFAIGVFTTSGNTNGFMMAAVMAGGMVPPLAIALATTFFKNKFTESERKSGLTNYVLGLSFITEGAIPFAAADPLRVLTSCILGSAVAGGLTQLWNINVPAPHGGIFVAALSSHALLFLLAVLIGSVISGLMLGLWKKPLEAK; translated from the coding sequence ATGAAAATTACGGATTTGATGATAAAAGATACAATGATTATGGATTTAAAAGCAACCACTAAAGAAGGCGCAATTGATGAATTGATTGCAAGTCTCGCCGCTAGTGGTCGAATTAATGATCCTGTTCTATTTAAAGAGATGATTCTGAAGCGTGAAGAGCAGTCCAGTACTGGGATTGGTGGCGGTATCGCAATGCCTCATGCCAAGACTAAAGCGGTAAATGAAGCGACGGTTGTGTTTGCTAAGAGTGCGACGGGCGTGGAATTTGAATCGTTAGATGATGAGCCGGCTCGGATCTTCTTTATGATTGCCGCCCCTGAAGGAGCGGGCAACATGCATCTTCGTACTTTGGCCTCGCTGTCCAGACTGTTGATCGATAGCGAATTCATTGAACAGCTGATGAATACCCGAACGCCAGATGAGGTAGCTGCTTTGTTCGATGCCAAGCAAGCGGAAGGGGAAGCTAAGGAGAAAGAGAACGAAGCTGCTGAAACTGTCGCGAAGTCAGAGCCTGAAAAGCTGATCGTCGGCAACCCAGATTCCCAAGCATTCGTCGTAGCTGTTACTGCTTGTCCTACTGGAATTGCGCATACCTTTATGGCTGAAGATGCACTTAAGAAGAAGGCTCTTGAAATGGGAGTCAATATCCGTGTAGAGACGAATGGTTCAGAGGGTGCTAAAAATGTATTAACACCCGATGAGATTCGTCGAGCAAGTGGCGTAATTGTCGCAGCAGATAAACAAGTGGAAATGGCTCGTTTCGATGGTAAGCCAGTGCTGCAAAGACCGGTTAGTGACGGTATTCGCAAATCGGAAGAGCTCATTCGCAAAGCTATGAACGGCGATGCACCCATCTACCATAATGAAGGTCGCAGCGGCAATGACGGAGAGTCAAATGAGAAGTCTGGCAGTATCGGTAGTAAAATATATAAGGACTTGATGAACGGTATCTCCCACATGCTGCCGTTTGTAGTCGGCGGTGGTATTTTGCTGGCGATTTCCTTCTTGATCGAACAAGTCGCTGGAGAGAATCACCCTCTATTCCAGTTGCTGCAGACGATTGGTGGCGGCGATGGGGCCTTCCATTTCCTAATTCCTATTCTTGCTGGATTTATTGCGATTAGTATTGGGGATCGTCCAGCCCTAATGCCAGGTATGGTTGGCGGATACATGGCCTTGAATTCCAATGCTGGATTCCTCGGCGGTCTGGCTGCAGGTTTCTTGGCTGGTTATGTTGTTATCGGTTTGCGCAAAGTATTTGCAGGTCTGCCGAAAACGCTCGACGGACTAAAGCCGATTCTGTTATATCCGGTATTCGGTCTTTTGATTACCGGGGGATTGATGTACTACCTGTTCGATCCGATCTTTAGCTGGATGAACGTAGGTCTCATTAATTGGCTTAATGACCTAGGAACCGTTAATGCAGTGATTCTGGGTCTCGTACTCGGTGGAATGATGGCCATTGATATGGGGGGCCCTTTCAATAAAGCGGCCTACACTTTTGCCATCGGGGTATTCACTACCAGTGGAAATACTAACGGATTCATGATGGCGGCTGTAATGGCAGGCGGTATGGTTCCTCCACTCGCAATAGCCCTTGCTACTACCTTCTTCAAGAATAAATTCACAGAATCAGAACGCAAATCTGGGTTAACTAACTATGTACTGGGCTTGTCGTTCATTACAGAAGGGGCGATTCCATTCGCCGCTGCCGATCCACTGCGTGTTCTAACCTCTTGTATCCTAGGTTCAGCTGTAGCTGGTGGTCTTACACAGCTGTGGAATATCAACGTTCCAGCGCCGCATGGTGGGATCTTCGTAGCCGCGCTTTCGAGCCATGCGTTATTGTTCCTTTTGGCCGTTCTGATCGGATCTGTTATTTCTGGATTAATGCTCGGATTATGGAAGAAACCTCTTGAGGCAAAGTAA
- a CDS encoding ribonuclease H — MAKQKYYVVWEGKQPGVYSTWAECQAQTDHYTGAKYKSYESKAAADAAYTAGWKGNWGTGASASGAAKTKGTSSFKRSATVETSAEIDYNSISVDVGTRGNPGPVEYKGVDTQTGDIIFSCGPIKKGTNNLGEFLAIVHALALLKKEGSTKTVYSDSVNAMKWVKQKKVATTLPRDASTEEIWVLIDRAERWLQTNTYDNKVLKWQTKEWGEIKADYGRK, encoded by the coding sequence ATGGCTAAACAGAAATATTATGTAGTATGGGAAGGCAAGCAGCCGGGAGTCTACAGCACTTGGGCAGAATGCCAGGCGCAGACCGATCACTATACCGGAGCCAAATATAAATCGTATGAATCTAAAGCGGCGGCAGATGCGGCTTATACAGCAGGTTGGAAAGGTAATTGGGGAACTGGGGCATCGGCATCAGGTGCGGCTAAGACTAAAGGGACAAGTTCTTTTAAACGAAGCGCTACAGTGGAGACCTCAGCGGAGATCGATTACAACAGCATTTCTGTGGATGTAGGTACGCGTGGAAATCCGGGTCCAGTCGAATACAAAGGCGTGGATACACAAACGGGCGATATTATTTTCTCTTGTGGTCCGATTAAGAAGGGCACTAATAATCTAGGTGAGTTTTTAGCGATTGTGCATGCCTTGGCGCTCCTGAAGAAAGAAGGAAGCACTAAAACGGTCTACAGTGACTCTGTGAATGCAATGAAGTGGGTAAAACAGAAAAAGGTTGCTACAACCTTGCCACGTGATGCTTCAACAGAGGAAATATGGGTGCTTATTGATCGGGCAGAACGTTGGTTGCAAACCAATACATATGACAATAAGGTACTTAAGTGGCAGACCAAAGAGTGGGGCGAGATCAAAGCAGATTATGGTCGGAAATAG
- the pfkB gene encoding 1-phosphofructokinase gives MIYTVTLNPSIDYIVEVEDLRLGNLNRMKRDLKLPGGKGINVSRVLNQLEVQNKAIGFLGGFTGRYIEEWLQKESISSDFVFVSDDTRINIKLKHGEETEINGAGPIIRDTEAEALLQKMSALNGGDIVILSGSVPPSLGADFYDRLISVCKQRGAEFVIDTTGSALEKALPHQPLLVKPNHHELAELFGVTIQTKEEIITYGRKLLEAGAKHVLVSMAGEGALFITDQGVYHANAPKGTVKNSVGAGDSMIAGFVGTLSLTGDLMEAFRAGVASGSATAFSDDLANREFIEKLRPLIDISEV, from the coding sequence ATGATCTATACAGTAACACTTAATCCTTCCATTGATTACATCGTGGAAGTTGAAGATTTGAGACTAGGTAACTTGAACCGGATGAAACGTGATTTGAAGCTTCCCGGCGGTAAAGGGATTAACGTATCACGCGTGTTAAATCAGCTTGAAGTTCAGAATAAGGCTATAGGCTTCCTTGGTGGATTCACCGGGAGATATATTGAGGAATGGCTGCAGAAAGAATCGATTTCAAGTGATTTCGTATTTGTTTCTGATGATACCCGAATTAACATCAAGCTTAAGCATGGAGAGGAAACGGAGATTAACGGTGCAGGACCCATCATCCGAGATACGGAGGCAGAGGCATTATTACAGAAAATGTCTGCTCTGAATGGAGGGGATATTGTGATTTTGTCCGGAAGTGTTCCCCCATCACTGGGTGCTGATTTCTATGACAGGTTGATATCTGTTTGCAAGCAGAGAGGGGCCGAATTCGTCATTGATACTACAGGTTCAGCTCTGGAAAAGGCACTCCCACATCAGCCGTTGCTCGTTAAGCCTAATCATCATGAGCTTGCAGAGCTATTCGGCGTGACGATACAGACTAAGGAAGAAATTATTACTTATGGTCGCAAGCTACTCGAAGCTGGCGCGAAGCATGTGTTAGTTTCAATGGCTGGTGAAGGTGCCTTGTTCATTACGGATCAGGGGGTATATCACGCCAATGCTCCCAAAGGAACAGTAAAGAATTCTGTAGGCGCAGGGGATTCTATGATCGCCGGATTCGTTGGCACACTGTCCTTGACTGGAGATTTAATGGAGGCTTTCCGTGCAGGAGTCGCCTCGGGCAGCGCAACCGCGTTCTCTGATGACTTGGCAAATAGAGAATTCATCGAGAAACTTAGACCGCTGATCGACATCTCAGAAGTGTAA
- a CDS encoding DeoR/GlpR family DNA-binding transcription regulator encodes MTKRCTLKERTTMLFEEERKQRIVLFVEKNSRASVQELSQELGVSESTVRRDLKELEEAKLLKRTHGGAVSLQSVNFEATYPDKEDRLLDEKQRIARKAVEMIQEGDAILLDAGTTTLQIARELKTFSNIKVITNSIMALNELRDCRNIEVSITGGMLRPDTLAFVGPMTERSLDMVRVDKTFLATNGLDLRDGITTPNMLEAATKRKMISVAKQVILLADHSKLGQVSFCKVADVMEMDHCIIDAGASDKFIRELTQMGVDVSLV; translated from the coding sequence ATGACAAAACGCTGTACCTTAAAGGAGCGAACCACGATGTTGTTTGAGGAAGAGAGAAAACAAAGAATCGTGCTTTTTGTAGAAAAGAATTCAAGAGCTTCGGTCCAAGAGCTAAGTCAGGAACTGGGTGTATCCGAGTCTACTGTGCGCCGTGACCTGAAGGAGCTTGAAGAAGCTAAGCTGTTGAAACGAACGCATGGCGGGGCTGTTTCACTGCAGAGTGTCAACTTTGAGGCGACCTATCCAGATAAGGAAGATCGCTTGTTGGATGAGAAGCAGAGGATTGCACGCAAGGCTGTAGAGATGATTCAGGAAGGCGACGCTATTTTGCTGGATGCTGGAACGACAACTCTGCAGATCGCCAGAGAGCTGAAGACTTTTTCTAATATCAAGGTTATTACGAATTCGATCATGGCGCTTAATGAACTGCGGGATTGTCGCAATATTGAAGTCTCGATTACAGGCGGTATGTTGCGACCGGATACGTTGGCCTTTGTAGGACCGATGACTGAACGTTCATTAGACATGGTGCGGGTGGATAAAACGTTTCTTGCAACCAACGGATTGGATTTGCGAGATGGCATCACAACACCAAATATGCTTGAAGCTGCGACTAAGCGCAAGATGATCTCGGTTGCGAAGCAAGTGATTCTGCTGGCTGATCATAGCAAGCTGGGTCAGGTATCCTTCTGCAAGGTTGCCGATGTGATGGAAATGGATCACTGCATTATTGATGCTGGTGCATCTGACAAGTTCATTCGTGAGCTCACGCAAATGGGCGTTGATGTCTCACTGGTATGA
- a CDS encoding rhodanese-related sulfurtransferase: MKPQSEYAILLYYKFVNVPDAELFAQEHLAYCKELDVKGRILISDEGINGTLSGTIAQTEQYMKDLRANPLFSDIVFKIDEADGHAFKKIFVRYKKELVTFRVEDELDPNVITGEHLAPKDFYEMMQRDDVVILDGRTGYEYDLGHFRGSIRPEVDSFKEFPDWIRENMSELKDRPILTYCTGGIRCEKLSGFMMKEGFGQVYQLDGGIVTYGKDPEVQGQLFDGKCYVFDERISVQINHTDEDIVVGRCHHCGQPADKFINCANDACHLQHICCEDCEKEHSGHCSDECAAITNAAG, translated from the coding sequence ATGAAACCACAATCGGAATATGCAATTCTGCTATACTATAAATTTGTAAACGTGCCGGATGCAGAACTATTCGCCCAGGAGCATTTGGCTTATTGCAAAGAGCTTGACGTAAAAGGACGAATTCTCATCTCAGATGAAGGCATTAACGGGACACTATCTGGTACGATTGCCCAAACCGAGCAATACATGAAGGATTTGCGCGCAAATCCGCTGTTTAGCGATATCGTCTTCAAGATCGATGAGGCCGATGGTCATGCCTTCAAAAAGATCTTTGTTCGTTATAAAAAGGAACTTGTGACCTTCCGGGTCGAGGATGAACTGGACCCTAACGTGATCACCGGAGAGCATCTGGCGCCTAAAGATTTCTATGAGATGATGCAGCGCGATGATGTGGTGATACTAGATGGTCGTACCGGCTACGAATACGATCTTGGTCATTTCCGCGGTTCCATCCGCCCCGAAGTAGACAGCTTCAAAGAATTCCCGGACTGGATTCGCGAGAATATGAGCGAGCTTAAGGATAGACCAATCCTGACCTACTGTACAGGCGGAATCCGCTGCGAGAAATTAAGCGGGTTTATGATGAAGGAAGGTTTTGGGCAGGTGTACCAGCTGGATGGCGGCATTGTGACTTATGGTAAAGACCCTGAGGTACAGGGCCAACTGTTTGATGGAAAATGTTATGTCTTCGATGAGCGGATCTCCGTACAGATTAATCATACCGACGAGGATATCGTTGTTGGTCGTTGCCATCACTGCGGTCAGCCAGCTGACAAATTCATCAACTGCGCCAATGATGCTTGCCATCTTCAGCATATTTGCTGTGAGGACTGCGAAAAGGAGCATAGTGGTCATTGCTCAGACGAATGCGCCGCTATCACGAATGCCGCAGGCTAA
- the ung gene encoding uracil-DNA glycosylase, translating to MFGNDWDEILQDEMQKPYFLELMANLENEYKEHTVYPPKELLFTALKHTPYSETRVVILGQDPYHGAGQAHGLSFSVNPGVRIPPSLRNIYTELMEDIGAPIPNHGYLMKWAEQGVLMLNSVLTVREGEANSHKGLGWETFTDTIMKKLNERTTPMVFILWGSHSQKKGAFIDQSRHEVIQSPHPSPLSSYRGFFGSRPFSKVNQFLESKGMKGIDWFISDL from the coding sequence ATGTTCGGCAACGATTGGGATGAGATATTACAGGATGAAATGCAAAAGCCCTATTTTCTGGAGCTAATGGCTAATCTGGAAAATGAATATAAGGAACATACAGTCTATCCGCCAAAAGAATTACTGTTCACGGCGTTAAAGCATACACCTTATAGTGAGACACGGGTTGTTATTTTGGGACAGGACCCTTACCATGGAGCGGGGCAAGCTCATGGTTTGAGCTTCTCGGTAAATCCGGGGGTGCGTATACCCCCTTCTCTTCGTAATATTTATACGGAGTTAATGGAGGATATAGGTGCACCGATTCCAAACCACGGCTACTTAATGAAATGGGCAGAACAAGGAGTGCTTATGCTCAACTCGGTACTAACGGTACGTGAGGGAGAAGCGAATTCTCATAAAGGTCTAGGCTGGGAGACATTTACTGACACCATAATGAAGAAGTTAAATGAAAGAACTACACCGATGGTTTTTATTTTATGGGGAAGTCATTCACAAAAAAAAGGCGCCTTCATAGACCAAAGTCGACATGAGGTTATTCAGTCTCCACACCCGAGTCCGCTCTCGTCATATCGTGGATTCTTTGGCAGTCGTCCTTTTTCGAAGGTCAATCAGTTTTTGGAGTCGAAGGGAATGAAAGGGATCGATTGGTTCATTTCGGACTTATAG
- a CDS encoding YitT family protein gives MVKTSGGDDILSLLISEWKGTRVGTVFKLLDAEVRAISLFCMPAKETSYTVMAVVVAAVLSL, from the coding sequence ATGGTTAAAACAAGTGGTGGAGACGATATTTTGTCGCTGCTGATCAGTGAATGGAAGGGAACCAGGGTAGGCACAGTATTCAAACTGTTGGACGCAGAAGTTAGGGCAATATCACTCTTTTGTATGCCTGCAAAAGAAACAAGTTATACGGTGATGGCGGTAGTCGTAGCGGCTGTCTTGTCGCTATGA
- a CDS encoding YitT family protein, protein MRNHNYGVNILLRLTVILFGTFLLAFTYYHINFQNHLSEGGFVGLSLLGKYVLGISPSISTLLLDVPVLLIAWMFKGKAFVCNTFVSVGAFTIFYGLMERYSGLVINLQGNLALAALLSGVLTGLGAGIILRSGGASGGDDILSLLISEWKGIKVGTVFIMLDVIVLALSLFYMPVKETMYTVMAVVVAGYVITFTTSLGKPKLVKAPKIQSTLRKPHDGTVM, encoded by the coding sequence ATGAGGAACCACAATTACGGAGTGAATATACTGCTCCGGTTGACAGTCATTTTGTTTGGAACATTTTTGCTTGCATTTACTTATTATCACATTAATTTTCAGAATCATTTGTCAGAGGGCGGATTCGTAGGATTATCGCTGCTTGGCAAATACGTATTAGGAATTTCACCTTCAATTTCAACTCTGCTTCTAGACGTTCCAGTACTCTTGATTGCATGGATGTTCAAAGGGAAAGCGTTCGTGTGCAACACCTTTGTTTCTGTAGGAGCTTTTACAATCTTTTACGGACTCATGGAACGTTATTCCGGTTTGGTCATCAACTTGCAGGGCAACTTGGCATTAGCAGCCCTTTTGTCTGGCGTACTGACAGGTTTAGGCGCGGGAATTATTCTGCGAAGCGGCGGCGCAAGTGGTGGAGACGATATTTTGTCGCTGCTGATCAGTGAATGGAAGGGAATCAAAGTAGGTACAGTATTCATCATGTTGGACGTAATCGTTCTGGCGTTATCACTCTTTTATATGCCTGTTAAAGAAACGATGTATACCGTGATGGCGGTAGTCGTAGCTGGCTATGTGATCACTTTTACAACCTCTTTAGGCAAACCGAAGTTAGTGAAGGCGCCAAAGATTCAGTCTACGCTGCGAAAACCACATGATGGTACGGTAATGTGA